A genomic segment from Lasioglossum baleicum chromosome 5, iyLasBale1, whole genome shotgun sequence encodes:
- the LOC143209097 gene encoding fatty acyl-CoA reductase wat-like, which produces MVEVLLESCGQDVAVPENGCNLNENTTECTTRQERDIHLTSEETNLTPIQKFYYGQSIFVTGGTGFMGKLLIEKLLRECPGISFIYILVRPKKGKDVHQRVEELFDDPVFCKLKEMQPKFRHQTVAVAGDCSLPGLGISPTDRAIITREVSIVMHVAATVRFDEKMNLAVPINVRSPKAVIDLCKEMPGLKSFVHVSTAYANCPMPVIEEKVYDPPMDADKLMTLIECVDEKLLEEITPRLLGIWPNTYTFTKAVAESVVKKEAGDLPVGIFRPAIVISTYREPVRGWIDNLYGPTGVAAGAGTGILRSIHCDGSKLANVVPGDLTVNALIACAWDVANRYKSTTTKEEKKNDIPVYNYVSKDNPITYDELKTMSEKYGLEFPTEKAIWYYSFRNSKYKILHYFYVYFMHLLPALLIDTVTLCVGKQPRMLKLYKKIHKFMDVLNYFTTRQWTFTNDTFKSVLRKMSPEDRDNFVCDITKIDWDQYFRTYMRGIRVYLIKDPLETLPTARVKWHRLYWIHLALKLIFAYAILRISWLALFHLFRLGASQFA; this is translated from the exons ATGGTGGAAGTCTTGCTGGAGTCCTGCGGCCAGGACGTGGCCGTGCCCGAGAACGGGTGCAACCTGAACGAGAACACGACGGAATGCACCACCAGGCAGGAGCGTGACATTCATTTGACCTCGGAGGAGACTAACCTCACACCGATCCAGAAGTTCTACTATGGGCAGAGCATCTTCGTTACTGGAGGCACCGGGTTTATGGGGAAATTGCTGATCGAGAAGCTACTTAGGGAATGTCCCGGGATCTCGTTCATCTACATTTTGGTGCGCCCCAAGAAGGGGAAGGATGTGCACCAGCGCGTCGAGGAGCTCTTCGACGATCCG GTGTTTTGCAAACTGAAGGAAATGCAGCCAAAATTTAGACATCAGACCGTCGCGGTAGCCGGAGACTGCAGTCTGCCAGGGTTGGGCATCTCTCCAACGGACAGAGCCATAATAACACGAGAGGTTTCGATCGTTATGCACGTTGCGGCGACCGTCAGGTTCGATGAAAAGATGAACCTGGCGGTACCCATCAACGTGCGGAGTCCCAAGGCTGTGATCGATCTTTGCAAAGAGATGCCGGGCTTGAAG TCGTTCGTGCACGTGTCCACGGCTTATGCTAATTGTCCGATGCCAGTGATCGAGGAAAAAGTATACGACCCGCCGATGGACGCGGACAAATTGATGACGCTGATCGAGTGCGTGGACGAGAAGCTGCTCGAGGAGATAACTCCACG ATTGTTGGGTATCTGGCCGAACACGTACACTTTCACGAAAGCGGTGGCGGAGAGCGTCGTGAAGAAAGAGGCGGGCGATCTACCAGTCGGAATATTTCGTCCCGCTATCG TGATCTCGACGTATCGAGAGCCGGTGCGAGGATGGATCGACAATTTGTACGGGCCGACTGGTGTCGCGGCTGGAGCAGGAACCGGGATCCTTCGATCGATCCACTGCGACGGATCGAAGCTGGCCAACGTGGTGCCCGGAGATTTAACTGTGAACGCTCTGATCGCCTGCGCCTGGGACGTAGCGAACCGCTACAA GTCTACGACTACCAAAGAGGAAAAGAAGAACGACATCCCGGTCTACAATTACGTTTCGAAGGACAACCCCATCACCTACGACGAGCTGAAGACCATGTCCGAGAAGTACGGGCTGGAGTTTCCGACCGAGAAGGCGATATGGTACTACAGTTTCCGCAACTCTAAGTACAAGATACTGCACTACTTCTACGTCTACTTCATGCATCTACTTCCGGCTCTGCTGATCGATACCGTCACGCTTTGCGTGGGCAAACAACCCAG GATGCTCAAGCTCTACAAGAAGATACACAAGTTCATGGACGTGCTGAATTACTTCACGACGAGACAGTGGACGTTCACGAACGACACATTCAAATCGGTCCTCCGTAAAATGAGTCCGGAGGACCGCGACAATTTTGTCTGCGACATTACCAAAATCGATTGGGACCAGTACTTCCGAACGTACATGCGGGGAATTCGGGTCTACTTGATAAAAGATCCGTTGGAAACTCTTCCGACAGCGCGAGTCAAATGGCACAG ATTGTATTGGATTCATTTGGCGCTGAAACTTATCTTCGCGTACGCTATACTGAGAATATCCTGGCTGGCGTTGTTCCATCTGTTTCGGTTAGGCGCGTCGCAATTTGCGTAG